The following are encoded in a window of Megalops cyprinoides isolate fMegCyp1 chromosome 16, fMegCyp1.pri, whole genome shotgun sequence genomic DNA:
- the LOC118790843 gene encoding guanine nucleotide-binding protein G(I)/G(S)/G(T) subunit beta-2, which translates to MSELEQLRQEAEQLRNQIRDARKACGDSTLTQITAGLDPVGRIQMRTRRTLRGHLAKIYAMHWGSDSRLLVSASQDGKLIIWDSYTTNKMHAIPLRSSWVMTCAYAPSGNYVACGGLDNICSIYSLKTREGNVRVSRELPGHTGYLSCCRFVDDNQIITSSGDTTCALWDIETGQQTTVFSGHSGDVMSLSLSPDYRTFVSGACDASIKLWDIRDSMCRQTFTGHESDINAVCFFPNGSAFATGSDDATCRLFDLRADQELGLYSHDNIICGITSVAFSRSGRLLLAGYDDFNCNIWDAMKGDRAGVLAGHDNRVSCLGVTDDGMAVATGSWDSFLKIWN; encoded by the exons ATGagtgagctggagcagctgcgcCAGGAGGCGGAGCAACTGAGAAACCAGATTAGA GATGCCAGGAAAGCCTGTGGCGACTCCACCCTGACACAG ATCACCGCCGGCCTGGACCCCGTGGGGCGGATTCAGATGCGAACACGCCGCACGCTCCGCGGGCACCTGGCCAAGATCTACGCCATGCACTGGGGCTCAGActccag GCTTCTGGTCAGCGCCTCCCAAGACGGCAAACTGATCATCTGGGACAGTTACACCACTAACAAG ATGCACGCCATCCCCCTGCGCTCCTCCTGGGTGATGACGTGCGCCTACGCCCCCTCGGGGAACTACGTGGCCTGTGGAGGCCTGGATAACATCTGCTCCATCTACAGCCTGAAGACCCGCGAGGGCAACGTGAGGGTCAGCCGGGAACTGCCGGGACACACAG GTTACCTGTCCTGCTGCCGCTTCGTTGACGACAATCAGATCATCACGAGCTCAGGAGACACGACCTG tgcattgtgggacatcGAGACGGGCCAGCAGACCACGGTGTTCTCCGGCCACAGCGGGGACGTCATGAGCCTGTCGCTGTCCCCCGACTACCGCACCTTTGTGTCGGGGGCGTGTGACGCCTCCATCAAGCTCTGGGACATCAGGGACAGCATGTGCCGGCAGACCTTCACTGGCCACGAGTCCGACATCAATGCTGTCTGC TTCTTCCCCAACGGCAGTGCATTTGCCACGGGTTCGGACGACGCCACATGCCGGCTGTTTGACCTGCGTGCAGACCAGGAGCTCGGTCTGTACTCCCACGACAACATCATCTGCGGCATCACCTCGGTGGCCTTCTCCCGCTCCGGCCGGCTGCTGCTGGCCGGCTACGATGACTTCAACTGCAACATCTGGGACGCCATGAAGGGAGACCGAGCTG GGGTTCTGGCCGGCCATGACAACCGCGTGAGCTGCCTGGGAGTGACGGACGACGGCATGGCGGTCGCCACGGGCTCCTGGGACAGCTTCTTAAAGATCTGGAACTGA
- the actl6b gene encoding actin-like protein 6B, producing the protein MSGGVYGGDEVGALVFDIGSFSTRAGYAGEDCPKADFPTSLGVLVEEEGGGEMGAEQEKATGRTFYLDTNALHVPRAGVELFSPLKNGMIEDWEAFQAILDHTYCKHIKSEPSLHPVLMSEAPWNTRAKREKLTELMFEHYNIPAFFLCKTAVLTAFANGRATGLVLDSGATHTTAIPVHDGYVLQQGIVKSPLAGDFITMQCRELFQEMNIDITPPYMIAAKEPVREGAPPNWTKKDKLPPVTKSWHTYMCNEVIQDFQASVLQVSDSPYDEQVAAQMPTVHYEMPSGYTTDYGAERLRIPEGLFDPSNVKGLSGNTMLGVGHVVTTSIGMCDIDIRPGLYGSVIVTGGNTLLQGFTERLNRELSQKAPPSMRLKLIASNSSMERRFSPWIGGSILASLGTFQQMWISKQEYEEGGKQSVERKCP; encoded by the exons ATGAGTGGCGGGGTCTATGGCGGAG ATGAGGTAGGGGCCCTTGTATTTGACATTGGCTCCTTCTCTACTCGAGCGGGATATGCTGGCGAGGACTGCCCCAAG GCAGATTTCCCCACCTCCCTGGGGGTGTTGGTGGAGGAAGAAGGTGGTGGAGAGATGGGGGCAGAGCAGGAAAAGGCAACAGGGAGGACCTTCTACCTGGACACCAACGCCTTGCACGTCCCCCGGGCGGGCGTGGAGCTCTTCTCGCCCCTGAAGAATGGCATGA TTGAAGATTGGGAGGCCTTCCAGGCCATTCTGGACCACACCTACTGCAAGCACATCAAGTCCGAGCCCAGCCTGCACCCGGTGCTCATGTCTGAAGCTCCC tggaaCACACGGGCGAAGAGGGAGAAGCTGACAGAGCTGATGTTCGAGCACTACAACATCCCAGCCTTCTTCCTGTGCAAGACAGCCGTGCTCACAGC CTTCGCCAATGGGAGAGCAACCGGCCTCGTCCTGGACAGCGGTGCCACGCACACCACCGCCATcccagtgcatgatgggtatGTCCTTCAGCAAG GCATCGTGAAATCGCCTCTGGCAGGTGATTTCATCACCATGCAGTGCAGGGAGCTGTTCCAGGAGATGAACATCGACATCACCCCGCCCTACATGATCGCCGCCAAG GAgccagtgagagagggagcaccCCCAAACTGGACCAAGAAAGACAAACTTCCTCCAGTCACCAAGTCCTGGCATACCTACATGTGCAAT GAGGTGATCCAGGATTTTCAGGCGTCTGTGCTGCAGGTATCTGACTCCCCCTACGATGAACA AGTGGCTGCGCAGATGCCCACAGTTCACTACGAGATGCCCAGCGGGTACACAACCGACTATGGCGCTGAAAGACTACGTATCCCAGAGGGCCTTTTTGACCCCTCTAACGTCAAG ggcCTCTCTGGAAACACTATGCTAGGTGTGGGGCATGTGGTTACCACCAGCATCGGCATGTGTGACATCGACATCCGGCCT GGTCTCTATGGCAGTGTCATTGTCACTGGGGGAAACACCTTGCTGCAGGGTTTCACCGAGAGGCTGAATAGGGAGCTGTCCCAGAAGGCCCCACCG agtATGCGGCTGAAGCTGATAGCCAGTAACAGTTCAATGGAGCGCCGCTTCAGCCCCTGGATCGGAGGCTCTATCCTGGCCTCCCTG